One stretch of Balneola sp. MJW-20 DNA includes these proteins:
- a CDS encoding LytTR family transcriptional regulator DNA-binding domain-containing protein, with amino-acid sequence MEKPFFHSSKYKWTLTVSTGLFLYFFLIFFLPFGVDNYNPDLQYDLTLFTELFAFLFTVSFTTAVLEFGIKHLLQERSGTSFYLFWTLFFLVIQSFIVYLVYNFLGNWHDWSLLSGLSFQLNVSSVLIFPVTGTFFYFRYLGLKSEFQEVRTRTRGLKVPEQMITFEGKGNRDRISITLNAFLYARAQDNYMEIHYRDQESEEHHMQLLRATLSGLEKTIHSEWVRRCHRSYLVNLYQVISAKEGTSGLELFVSGLSVPLPVSKSYRIKVLEALDDIKVIKDSETHHK; translated from the coding sequence ATGGAAAAACCTTTTTTTCATAGCAGCAAATATAAATGGACGCTAACCGTCAGCACCGGTCTATTTCTCTATTTTTTTCTCATTTTCTTCCTGCCTTTCGGAGTCGATAATTATAATCCTGATCTACAGTATGACCTGACCTTATTTACTGAACTTTTTGCATTCCTGTTTACTGTAAGCTTTACTACGGCAGTTTTGGAATTCGGGATTAAGCACTTGTTACAAGAGCGCTCAGGTACTTCCTTTTACCTGTTTTGGACCTTGTTTTTTTTAGTGATCCAGTCTTTTATAGTCTATCTGGTATATAATTTCCTAGGGAACTGGCATGACTGGTCGCTTCTCAGTGGATTGTCTTTCCAGTTAAATGTAAGCAGCGTTCTGATCTTCCCGGTTACCGGCACATTTTTTTATTTCCGATACCTTGGACTTAAATCCGAATTCCAGGAGGTTCGTACTCGCACCCGGGGCCTGAAAGTACCTGAACAAATGATCACCTTTGAAGGCAAAGGAAACAGGGACCGGATATCCATTACCTTAAATGCTTTTTTGTATGCCCGGGCTCAGGATAATTATATGGAGATCCATTACAGGGATCAGGAGTCCGAAGAACATCATATGCAACTGCTCCGGGCTACCTTATCGGGTTTGGAAAAGACCATACATTCTGAGTGGGTCAGACGTTGCCATCGTTCTTATCTGGTAAATCTGTATCAGGTCATATCTGCAAAAGAAGGAACGTCAGGACTTGAACTATTTGTCAGCGGTTTATCTGTTCCCCTGCCTGTATCCAAAAGTTACCGGATAAAGGTACTTGAAGCCTTAGATGATATAAAAGTTATTAAGGATTCAGAAACTCACCACAAATAG